From the genome of Ralstonia insidiosa:
AGGAAGGCCTCGGTTTGCTTGTTCATACGATGTCTCTTTGCAGTCGGACTTAGTTGACGCTACCTGCAGCGGTGAGGGTATTCAGTTCGACCGCGCGCACATTGATCTGTTCGGGCGTGAGCGGCGCGTCGGTGCGGGTTTCCAGCCAGAAGCGGTACACCGTGTTGGCCGCCGATACGCGGCGGTAGTTGTCGGTGGCGCGCATGTCGGTCAGCGGCGTGTAGTCGCGCGACATGGCTGCCATGGCAGCACGCACCGTTGCTTCGTTCCACGGCTGGCCGGTGATGGCGGCTTCGGTTTCGGTGGCGCGCTTGGACGTTGCCGCCATGCCGCCGTACGCGATGCGTGCGCTGCGCACAATGTCGCCGTCCAGCTCGATGGCGAGGGCCGCGCACACGGCCGAGATGTCTTCGTCAAAGCGCTTGGACAGCTTGTATGTGCGGAAGCGCATGGCGTCGCGACCTTCGCGCACCGGAATGCGCAGGCCAGCCACGAACTCGCCTTCTTCCATCGCGTTCTTCTGGTAGGCGAGGTAGAGGTCTTCGAGCGGCAGTTCGCGGCGGATTTCACCACGCTGCAGCACGACGCGCGTGCCGATGGCGATGAGTGCGGGTGCCGAGTCGCCGATCGGCGAGCCATTGGCGATGTTGCCGCCCAGCGTGCCGGCGTTGCGGATCGGCAGCGAGGCGAAGCGCTTCCACAGCTCGGTCAGCTCGGGGTAGTCCTCAGCGAGGAATTCGTAGGCGGTTTCCAGCGAGACAGCGGCGCCGATCTCGATCCAGCCGTCGCGCTTCTCCAGCGCATACAGGTCGGCCACCTGACCGATGTAGAGGATGTCGCCCAACTCGCGGAACTGCTTGGTCACCCACAGGCCCACGTCGGTGCTGCCGGCCAGGATGCGGATGTTCGGGTGCGCAGCCTTGATGGCGGCGAAAGCCGAGGCGGTGCGCGGTGCGTAGAAGCGCGGCGCATTCTCGGTGCCGACAGGTGCGTAGCTGAAGGTGTCCTTGCGCTGCAGGTTGCGCAGCGTTTCTGCCAATTGCGTGCGGTCAATGCCGGCCGGCGAGGGCAGTTCGAACATGCGTTCGCCCGCGTCGATGATGGGGCGATAGCCGGTGCAACGGCACAGGTTGCCGGTGAGCGAATCGCAGATGGCCTGGCGCGACGGGATCGGCGCGTTGTTGCCGGTGTTCTCGTACAGCGCGTAGAGCGACATCACGAAGCCCGGCGTGCAGAAGCCGCACTGCGAACCGTGGCACTCCACCATGGCCTCTTGCACCGGGTGCAGGGTGCCATCCTTGCCGCGCACGTCTTCCACGGTAAACAGCGCTTTGCCGTCCAGCGTGGGCAGGAACTGGATGCACGCGTTGACAGCCTTCAGGCCAACGCTGCCGTCTTCCTGCAGCTCACCTAGCACCACGGTACATGCACCGCAATCGCCCTCAGCACACCCTTCCTTGGTGCCTGTGCAGTGTGCGTCTTCACGCAGGTATTGAAGCACCGTCCGGGTGATCGGGGCATCCGTGACGGTGCGCACCTGGCCGCGGTGAAAGAAGCGGATGGGCTGAGTCTCCATGGGGTTTTACGCCTGTTTGTGTGTGTATCGGAACCATAGCACCGGGCTAGGAATGCAATATTTGGCCCATGTGATAACCCGCATCGGAAAGCCAAAATCCGGGGTATACCCGCCGGTAGCGGTCTGGCGGCGCGATGTACAAGTGACATACACTGACAACGTCCCCCTCGCACGTTCTATAGACGGTACGGCGCTGCCACCCCCGCCACCCATTTTCGCCTCCAGATGCACGGCAAAGATCACCTCGATACCTACCTCCTGCGCGTGCTGTACACGCTGCTCACCGAGCAGAGCGTGACGCGTACGGCCGTCAAGCTTGGCCAGTCGCAACCGGCCATCAGCAACACGCTCAAGCGCCTGCGAGAGATCACGGGCGACGCCATCCTCGTGCGTGGCAAGAACGGCATGGTGCCGACCGAGCGCGGCCACGATCTGCTGGCCCTGGCCCAGCAAAGCCTGGAGGCCATGGAGCGTATTGCCCGCCCGTCGCAGGAGTTCGATCCGGCCAATACCACGCGCACCTTTCACCTGGGCGCGCCCGATTATCTGGACGCCTTCTTCCTGCCCAATATCGTCGAGCGCCTGCGCAAGCAAGCACCGCAAGCCAAGCTGGTGGTGCATCCGCTCAATGCCGGGGTTGATTACCTGGCAGCGCTCGAGCAGGGCGGCATGGATCTGGTGATCGGCAACTGGCTCTCCCCGCCGGAACATCTGCATATTTCGCCGCTGTTCGACGACGAAGTCGTCTGCATGCTGGGTGCCCAGCACCCGTTGGCGCGCAAGGGTATCTCGCTCAAGCATTACGTGGAGATGCCGCACCTGGCCCCCGCGCCGTATGCGGTCATGCAGCGCAGCATGATCGATCAGGCACTTGCAGAGCAAGGGCTCAAGCGCCAGATTCAGGTGTCGCTGCCGTACTTCGGGCTGGTGCCGTATGTGCTGATGCGCACGGATCTCGTCTTCACGACCGGCCGCCAGTTTGCCGCGCACTGTGCGCAGTACCTGCCGATCCGCATCCTGCCGACGCCGATGGCGTTCCCGAAGATGCGCTTCTACCAGCTCTGGCACGAGCGCAGCCATGCCGCGCCCGATGTGATGTGGCTGCGCCGGATGATCGGCGAGGTGGCAGCAGAACTGCCGCAGCATCCGCAATTGGAAACGGCAGCCTGAGCTGCCGTCCTGTTTCAGCAAGAAACGCCGCACGCAGCGGGATTACTTCCCGCTCGCCAATGCCTTCCCGTAGTTCGGGAAGAACACCTGTTCTCCGTTCACCTTGAAATCGGCAATCGCCTGCTGCCCGGCAGGCGAGGTGATCCATTCGATCAGCTTGGTCGCGTCGGTGTAGTTGATGCCGGGATACTTCTTCGGGTTCACGGCGATGATGCCGTATGGATTGAACATGCGCGGGTCCCCGGCCAGCACGATGTCCAGGCCCGTCTTGGCGCGATACGCACCGTAGGTGGCGCGGTCGGATAGCGTGTACGCGTTCATCTGCGCGGCCATGTTCAGCACTTCGCCCATGCCCAGGCCCGCGCTCACGTACCAGGGCTTGCCTTTCGGTTCGATGTTGGCGGTCTTCCAGTAGGCCTTTTCCATCACGTCGGTGCCGGAGTTGTCACCCCGTGAGATGAACTTGGCACCAGCCTTCTCACCGGCGCTGGCGATGGTCTCCATGCTCTGGATGACGTTTCTCTGACCGCGGATGCCTGCAGGGTCCGCCGTCGGGCCGACCAGGATGAAGTCGTTGTACATCACGTCGCGCCGGTCGATGCCGCCGCCAGAAGCGACGAAGGCGTCTTCCAGTTGGCGGGCATGTACCAGCACTACGTCTACATCCCCCGATTCCCCCAGTTTGACCGCCTTGCCGGTGCCAACGGCAATCACCTGCACATGGATGCCGGTGGCGGCCTCGAACTTGGGCAACAGCACCTTGAGCAAACCGGAATTTTCCGTGCTGGTGGTGGTAGCCATACGGAGATCGCCTGCATATGCAGCGCCGGCAAAAGTGAGGGTCAGGCACGTAATGGCAGACCACCGAAGGGTTTGGAGCAATCCGGGCATGTCGTGAGCAGGATGTAAGAGACGTGGACGCTTTATGTTGGATGTTGCATGATGGCGGCAACATTGAGGCAGTCGGCAGCGCACGATGCGCCCGCCCCGGGAAACGACGGGAATTGTTCTCCGGGAGCACGCACGAAGTAAATAGGAAATCACAAACATAATGACGTTCCAGTTCGAGGTATTCCCGGTGGTGGGCGCCGACGACAATCCGCGCGCCAACGGCAAGGTCTTTCAGTTGCTGCGGGCGGTGCGTGAAACGGGGTCGCTGCACCGGGCAGCCAAGCAGGTGGGGTTGTCGTACCGGCACGCATGGGGCGTGATGCGCTCGTGGGAAGAGATGCTCGGGCGGGCGCTGCTGGATATGGAGCGTGGTCGTGGGGCATCGCTCACCCTGTTCGGCGAGCGGATGCTGCGTGCCGAGATGCGCCTGCGTGAGCAGCTTGACCCGGCTGTGAGCCAAGCCATGGGCCAATTCATGGCGGAGCTGGAAGACGCCTCGCAATCGCAAACGCGCATTCGCTTCTCGGGCAGCCATGATCCGGCGGTCGAAGTGCTGGCCGAGACGTTTGCGCACGAAAGCCAGGCTTCGCAGCTCGACACCGTGTTTTGCAGCGCCGTGGAAGGACTGATCTGCCTGCAGGAGAAGCAGTGCGAGGTGGCCGGCTTCTATGTGGCGCCGCAACAGGGTGCTGGCTCAATCGCCCACCAGACGCTGCGCAAGTGGCTGCGTCCGACCGCCGTGCGCCTGATCGCCTTGGCCGATCGGGAGCAGGGGTTGATGATGTCGCCGGAATGGGCGGGGCGCGTGCAGTCGCTGCAGGATCTGGCCCGGACCCAGGCGCGGTTTATCAACCGCCAGCGCAGTTCGGGCACGCGCCTGCTGTTCGATCAACTGCTGGTGGCGGCCGGGTTATACCCCGACCAGATCAACGGTTACGACGAGCAGGAGTTTTCCAGCGACAAGATTGCCGTGGCCGTGCAGGAAGGGCGGGCGGATGTCGGGTTTGGCCTGCGCCCGGGGGCTGAGGCCCATGGCCTGCATTTCGTGCCGCTCACGCGTGAGACGTATTACCTGGCGGTGCGCCGCAATGACGCGCTTGCCTCTTGGGTGCGCGAGCTGATCGAGCGCATCGGCCAGCCGGCATTCCGCGAGGGGCTGAGCCATCTGGCGGGCTATCGCGCCACCGAGCAGGTTTCGTTGCTGACGGCAGACCAGGCGCTTCCTTGGCACGCCGAAGACACCCGCGCGCTGGCCCACTGAAGTCGTGCGAACATGGCGGGGTTTGCGCGATCAATGACGATGTGCGCCCTCTCCATGTTCCGCCCATGTCACGTTTTTCTGTCTGGACCCAAGCCCTGCGCATGCTGCGCCGCGATTGGCGCGCTGGTGAGCTGAACCTGCTGCTTGTTGCGCTGGTGCTGGCCGTGGCTGCGCTGGCGTCGGTCAGCTTTCTGGCCGACCGTATGCATGCCGGCCTGGAGCGCGATGCGCGCCAGTTGATCGGCGCAGATGTCCTCGTGGTATCCGATCAGCCGCTGCCTGCCGACATCGAGGCGCATGCGCGCGCCGGCGGCCTGGAAGTGACGCACACCGCCACCTTCCCCAGTATGGCCAGCACGCTCACCAACGGGTCATCCGGCGAGCCGGCATCGCAACTGGCGGCCATCAAGGCGGTGGATGCGGGATACCCGCTGCGCGGCACGCTCAAGGTGAGCGGCGATGGGCGCGATACCGTTGGTGCGCCTATCCGCGCCATTCCTTCTGCGGGCACGGTGTGGGTCGATGCACCGTTGCTCGAAGCACTGGGCCTGCGTGTGGGCGATGCCATTCGCCTGGGCACGCGCACCTTCAAGATCGCCCACGTCATCACGCAGGAGCTGGATCGCGGTGCCGGTTTCATGAACTTTGCCCCGCGCGTGATGCTGCCGATGGCCGATCTGGCGTCCACGGGCCTCGTCACCTACGGCAGCCGCGTCACGTATCGCCTGCTGGTAGCGGGGCCCGATGCCGCCACCACTGCCTTCCGCAACTGGACCGAAAACGAACTGAAGACGCGTCAGGTGCGCGGCGTGCGCATCGAGTCTCTGCAGAATGGCCAGCCGCAGATGCGCGAAACACTGGATCGTGCCGAGCGCTTCCTCTCGCTGGTCGCCTTGCTTGCAGCGATGATCGCGGCCGTGGCAATCACCATGGCGGCGCGCCGTTACACCGCACGGCATACCGATGCGGTGGCCATCATCAAATGCCTCGGGCTGCGGCAGGGGCAGATTCTCGGGACGTTTGCGCTGGAGTTTCTGCTGATCGGCGTGCTGGGTTCGCTGGTGGGTGTGACGCTGGGCTATGGCGCGCACTGGTTGCTGCTGGCGTCGTTGGGGGATCTGGTGACGGTCTCGTTGCCGGCGCCGTCTGTGTGGCCGGCTGTGGTGGGGGTGACGGCAGGACTGGTGCTGCTGGTCGGCTTTGCTGTACCACCGCTGCTGAGCCTGGTGCGCGTGCCACCGCTGCGTGTACTGCGGCGTGACGTGGATGAGCGCGCCATCGCGGCATGGGTGGGCTATGCGCTGGGGGCGGCCGCATTCTTTGCGTTGCTGGTGGTGTCGGCGCGCGATGTGAAACTGGGGGCGCTGACGGCGGGCGGGTTTGCCGGCGCCATTCTGGTTTTTGCGTTGCTGGCGGCCGGCGGGCTGCGCGCGCTGGCCGTGTCGCTCGGGCGCGGTCGTGCGCTGGGCGTCGGCTGGCGTTTTGCGCTGGCCGTGCTGGAGCGCCGTCGCGGCGTGAGCGTGCTGCAGACCGTTGCCTTGGCTGTCGGGTTGATGGCCTTGCTGTTGCTCGCCATGACGCGCAATGACCTGATCCGCTCGTGGCACAACGCCACGCCGGCCGATGCGCCCAACCGCTTCATCATCAACATCCAGCCGGATCAGATGGAGGCGGTGTCGCAAGCGCTGGCCCGTGCCGGCGTGGCCGATCCCAAGCTCTACCCGATGGTGCGCGGGCGCTTGACGCAGGTGAATGGTCAGACCATCGGCCGTGAGACCTATGCCGAATCCCGCGCACGCAACCTCGTCGAGCGCGAGTTCAACCTGTCTTACGCGACCGAACGGCCGCCGGAGAACCGCATCATCGCCGGCCAGTGGTTTGGCGGGCAGAAGCCCGAGGCGTCGGTGGAGGAGGGCATCGCCAAGACGCTGAATCTGCACCTGGGCGACGTGCTGCGTTTCGACGTTGCCGGGCAGACGGTGGATGCGCCCATCACATCCTTGCGCAAGCTCGACTGGAGTTCGATGCGCGTGAACTTCTTCGTGATCCTGCCGCCCGCGGCGCTGCACGACATGCCGCAGACCTACGTGACGGCGTTTCGCATTCCGGCAGGACAGGCCGATCTGCCGTCCAGGCTGGTGCGCGAGTTTCCGAACCTGACGGTGGTGGATACCGAGCTGATCCTGCAGCAGGTGCAGGGCGTGCTCGACCAAGTGACGGTGGCGGTCGAGTTCCTGTTCGTCTTCACGCTGGCGGCGGGCGTGCTGGTGCTGTATGCCGCGCTGTCCGGCTCACGCGACGAGCGCCTGCGCGACGCTGGCGTGCTGCGCGCGCTGGGCGCGGGCTCCGGCATCGTGCGCCAGACGCAATACGCCGAGGTGCTGATCGTGGGTGGCCTGGCCGGATTGATGGCGGGCGTGGGCGCCATCGCCATCGGCTGGGTGCTGTCGGCGCATGTGTTCGACTTTCCGTATCGATTCAACCCGGCGATCTTGCCGGTGGGCATCGTGGGCGGCATGCTGTGCGCCTTTGCCGGTGGCTGGCTGGGTTTGCGCGACGTGCTGCGCCGCCCGGCCATGGCGACGCTGCGGGATGCTTGATGGCTATTTTGATTTTGATGTGATTGACGCTGTATGACTGACGCAACTTCCGGCCAGGAGACTCTGGCTTTTGACCTGATTGGTGGCGAGGCGCGCGTGCGTGAACTCGTTGACCGCTTCTATGACCTGATGGACCTCGAGCCCGAGTTTGCCGTGCTGCGCGGGGTGCACCCGCCGAGCCTGGATAGCGCGCGCGACAAGCTGTTCTGGTTCCTGTGCGGCTGGCTCGGTGGCCCGAACCACTACATCGAGCGTTTTGGCCATCCGCGCTTGCGCGCGCGCCATCTGCCGTTCGAGATCGGCACGCAGGAGCGTGATCAATGGATGCGCTGCATGGCGCACGCAATGCAAGACGTCGGCCTGGATGAAGCCCTGCAGATGCGCCTCATGCAAGCCTTCTGGCAGACCGCCGACTGGATGCGCAATGTGCCGCGCTGAAGTGCCGCGCTAACGCAAGACATAAGAGCACGCGAGGAGACCCCGATGATCGGTTTGCCCACCGCGGACGACGTACTCGTGTTCTGGTTTGGCAATGCGTCGCTGGTCGACGCGCGGCCGGAGTGGTTCACCAAGTCCGACGTGTTTGATGCAGAGATTCGCGCACGCTTCCTGCCGCTATGGGAAGCGCTTGCCGTGGGCAGCGCGGATACGTGGATGGACACGCCGCAGGAGGCGATCGCGCGCATCGTGGTGCTCGATCAGTTCTCGCGCAACATGTTTCGCAATACCGCGCGCGCCTTTGCCAGTGACGCTGCAGCATTGCACACCGCGCAGATCGTCGTGGCAGCCGGCTGGGACGCCAAACTGCCGACGCGCCGTCACCGCGTGTTCTGCTATCTGCCGTTCGAGCACAGCGAGGCGTTGGCCATGCAGGACGAGTCGATTCGTCTCTACACGCGCCTGCGTGATCAGGAGGGCGATGCCGATTCGCTCATCTGGGCGGAGAAGCACCGCGAGATCATCGCGCGCTTTGGGCGCTTTCCCCATCGCAATGCAGCGCTTGGGCGCGCGTCCACGCCGGAAGAGGTGGCGTTTCTTGCGCAGCCAGGCTCGTCGTTCTAGCGGGCAGCTTAGTGGCCGAGCACCGAATACATGAGCGTGCCGGAAAACATCAGCAGCACGAGCGAGGCCCCGCGCAGCAGCACAGGCGTGTGGGGCGCCCATGTTCGCCGCGCCGTCAGCAGCACGCCCAGGTAGGACCAGCCGATCGCAATCGGCACGAGCACGACCAAAAACACGCCGATCGTCCACGCAAAGGAGCTGGCGGACCGGAACGCTTCCAGCGGAAACAGCGTGCTCGCAAACAACAGCGCTTTCGGGTTCATCACCGTGGTGAGGAACATGTCGCGCAGGCTCACGGGGCTGGCGGTCACGTGCTGCAGCGCGCCGCTCTGTCGCCAGATTTTGGCGGCCAGAAAGAGGATGTAGACCGAGCTCACCAGCTTGACGGCCATTGGTAGCCAGGGCTGTTTGGCCGACACTGTGCTGAGGAAGAATCCCCAGAGCGCAATGCCGACCACGTAGCCGAGTGCTTCCGCTGCAATGAGCGGGCTGGTCCGGCGCACGCCAACTTTGAGGCCGGACGACAGCAGCAGCGTATTGGTCGGCCCCGGCACGATCAGCACCAGCGACACGTACAACGCCATCTTCAGCAGGGTGTCTTGCATGATGGCCTTACGTGTTACGTGCGCTCGCGGCGTTCCGACCACTTGTCGACCGTTTCGCGCGGTGCGCGGGCCAGCATGTCGATCAGCTCGGCCGGGTCCTGGCTCACGTGCAGCAAGTCTGCGTGATGGCGCTTGAGGAAGCCCTCTTGTACGGCATGGTCGATGAAGGCCAGCAGCTTGTCGTAGAAGCCCGCCACGTTCAGCAGGCCGATCGGCTTGTTGTGATAGCCGAGCTGCAGCCACGTGAAGGTCTCGAACAACTCTTCGTAGGTACCCACGCCGCCGGGCATGGCGATGAAGGCATCGGCACGGTCGGCCATCATCTGCTTGCGCTGGTGCATGCTGTCGACGATGTGCAGCTCAGTCAGCTCCTTGTGGCCAACCTCCTTGCGCACCAGCGATTTCGGGATGATGCCGATGACCGGGTTGCCGCCGTGCAGCACCGCATCGGCCACGATGCCCATCAGGCCGACGTTGCCGCCGCCGTAGACGAGCGTGAGGCCGCGCTTGACCATCTCATTGCCCAGCGCAATGGCGCCGGCCTTGTAGTCCGGGCGCTCGCCCGGGCTGGAACCGCAATAGACGCAGATCGATTTCATTTGGCAGGGGTAGTGGGGCTGGAAGCGCCTGGTGCGCCGATCGGCGGATCGTTGCTGCGGCTGACCGCGAGCAAGTCGAATGCCCGCCGCGGCTTGCCGCGCAGGTAAGGCGCGAGGATCGACAGGATGTGGTAACTCGCACCGTGCAGATGGTCGCGGATCGCGTTCTGGTCGTTGTACTGACGCGGGTGCTGCACGAACTGGAACGACAGCCAGTAGGTGGCGATCACCACAATGTTGGTGCAGATCGCATCGATTTGGACTGGCGTGGCTTCCATTTCGCCGTCTTCGATGAACTGGTGGCAGATGTCCATGGCGAAGTGCCGCTTCTGCTCGACGATGCGCTTGAAGTTCAACTCCAGCATGCGGTTGCGTGCCAGCAGGTCGTTGATGTCGCGGTACAGGAAGCGGTAGTTCCACAGGAACTCCGACATGTACTGCAGATAACCCCAAGTCTCGTCCAGTGTGGCCTTGTGGTCATCTGGCAGCTTCAGGCGACGCGCGATCTCCTGCTCGAACTGCACGAAGATCGAATTGATGATGTCGTCTTTGTTGCGGAAGTGGTAGTACAGGTTGCCGGGGCTGATCTCCAGCTCTTCGGCAATCGTCGTGGTGGTGACGTTGGGTTCGCCCAGCTCGTTGAACAGGCGCAGCGATACTTCAAGAATGCGATCGCGCGTGCGGCGTGGGCCGGTGGAATGCTGCTTGGTTTCCATTGAACTGCCAAGGCCGGTGGCCCTGTCTCCGTGGCGTGTGTGTGCCCGGATTATAAAAGATCGTGCTTGTGCAACGACTCCCCACATGCAGTGGGGCAGGCATTGCCAAACGTTATCTCCGTGTGTGCGCGGGTAAGCCCTTAGCGCAACAGCGATGCTACCCACGGCCAGGCGATCGCCACCCATGTTCCCACGCACAGCAGCAGGGCCAGCATGACGGCGGCGCTGCCGAAATCCTTGGCGCGCTTGGACAACCCATGCTGCTCCAACGAGATGCGGTCGACTGCCGCTTCCACGCTCGAATTGAGCAACTCGACGATCAGCACCAGCACCAGCGTGCCGAGCATCAGGATGCGTTCCACCACCGTGGCGGGGATGACGAACGCGCATGGCAGCAGGATCGCGCACAGCGTCAGTTCCTGGCGGAACGCGCTTTCCTCGTCGATGGCGAAGCGGATGCCGCTGATGGAGTTCTTGAGCGCAAACCAGGCCCGCGTGATGCCCCGGTTGCCCTTGTGGGGGTTATCGGCCGGCGAATAGGCGCCCGCCGCGGGCGGCGGAGCTGGACGCTCTGGCGGCGTGGTCGGCTTCATTGAACGCAAGGCTTAAGCGCCCGTGGCAGTCGAGGGTTGAGCGGTCTTTGCATCGCCAGATTGTACGGCGGGCATCGGACGCAGGTGTGCCAGGAACTGCTCGGAGGCCGCGCGCCACGAGAATTTCTCGGCATGCGCGCGTGCCGTAGCGCGGTCGATGCGCAGCGCTTCCAGGCAGGCCTCGCGCAGGTCTTCACGCAGTGCGCCGGCAGGCGAGTCGCCCAGCACGTCGATTGGGCCCGTCACCGGATACGCCGCCACCGGCAAGCCACTGGCCAGCGCTTCGAGCAACACCAGGCCAAACGTATCCGTACGGCTCGGGAAAACGAACACGTCAGCCGAGGCGTACACCTTGGCCAGCTCCGGCTGCTTGAGCACACCCAGGTAGTTGGCGTTCGGATACTTCGCCTTCAGGCCGGACAGCGCCGGGCCTTCGCCCACCACCCACTTGGAGCCGGGCAGGTCCAGCTCCAGAAACGCTTCCACGTTCTTCTCCACGGCTACGCGGCCGACGTACAGGAAGATCGGGTGCGCCGTGTTGAGCACGTTGCCGCGCTGCGCGGTGAAGACATCCAGATCCACACCGCGCGTCCACAGTACGCCGTTGGTGATGCCGTAGTCAGCGAGGTCCTTCAGCACCACGGGCGTCGGTGCCATTACGGCTTGCGCCGGGCTGTGGAACCAGCGCAGGAAGCGATACGTCCACGCCAGCGGAATGCCGAAGCGTGCCTGCACATACTCCGGAAAGCGCGTGTGGTACGCCGTCGTATAGGGCAGCTTGTGGCGCAGTGCATAGGCGCGTGCAGCCAAGCCCAGCGGGCCTTCGGTGGCGATATGCAGCGCCTGCGGGGCGAACTTCTCGATGCGCTCGCGCACGCGCTTGGCCGGCAGGATCGACAGGCGGATCTCCGGATACGTCGGGCACGGCA
Proteins encoded in this window:
- the xdhA gene encoding xanthine dehydrogenase small subunit — its product is METQPIRFFHRGQVRTVTDAPITRTVLQYLREDAHCTGTKEGCAEGDCGACTVVLGELQEDGSVGLKAVNACIQFLPTLDGKALFTVEDVRGKDGTLHPVQEAMVECHGSQCGFCTPGFVMSLYALYENTGNNAPIPSRQAICDSLTGNLCRCTGYRPIIDAGERMFELPSPAGIDRTQLAETLRNLQRKDTFSYAPVGTENAPRFYAPRTASAFAAIKAAHPNIRILAGSTDVGLWVTKQFRELGDILYIGQVADLYALEKRDGWIEIGAAVSLETAYEFLAEDYPELTELWKRFASLPIRNAGTLGGNIANGSPIGDSAPALIAIGTRVVLQRGEIRRELPLEDLYLAYQKNAMEEGEFVAGLRIPVREGRDAMRFRTYKLSKRFDEDISAVCAALAIELDGDIVRSARIAYGGMAATSKRATETEAAITGQPWNEATVRAAMAAMSRDYTPLTDMRATDNYRRVSAANTVYRFWLETRTDAPLTPEQINVRAVELNTLTAAGSVN
- a CDS encoding LysR substrate-binding domain-containing protein, translated to MHGKDHLDTYLLRVLYTLLTEQSVTRTAVKLGQSQPAISNTLKRLREITGDAILVRGKNGMVPTERGHDLLALAQQSLEAMERIARPSQEFDPANTTRTFHLGAPDYLDAFFLPNIVERLRKQAPQAKLVVHPLNAGVDYLAALEQGGMDLVIGNWLSPPEHLHISPLFDDEVVCMLGAQHPLARKGISLKHYVEMPHLAPAPYAVMQRSMIDQALAEQGLKRQIQVSLPYFGLVPYVLMRTDLVFTTGRQFAAHCAQYLPIRILPTPMAFPKMRFYQLWHERSHAAPDVMWLRRMIGEVAAELPQHPQLETAA
- a CDS encoding substrate-binding domain-containing protein, whose protein sequence is MPGLLQTLRWSAITCLTLTFAGAAYAGDLRMATTTSTENSGLLKVLLPKFEAATGIHVQVIAVGTGKAVKLGESGDVDVVLVHARQLEDAFVASGGGIDRRDVMYNDFILVGPTADPAGIRGQRNVIQSMETIASAGEKAGAKFISRGDNSGTDVMEKAYWKTANIEPKGKPWYVSAGLGMGEVLNMAAQMNAYTLSDRATYGAYRAKTGLDIVLAGDPRMFNPYGIIAVNPKKYPGINYTDATKLIEWITSPAGQQAIADFKVNGEQVFFPNYGKALASGK
- a CDS encoding substrate-binding domain-containing protein is translated as MTFQFEVFPVVGADDNPRANGKVFQLLRAVRETGSLHRAAKQVGLSYRHAWGVMRSWEEMLGRALLDMERGRGASLTLFGERMLRAEMRLREQLDPAVSQAMGQFMAELEDASQSQTRIRFSGSHDPAVEVLAETFAHESQASQLDTVFCSAVEGLICLQEKQCEVAGFYVAPQQGAGSIAHQTLRKWLRPTAVRLIALADREQGLMMSPEWAGRVQSLQDLARTQARFINRQRSSGTRLLFDQLLVAAGLYPDQINGYDEQEFSSDKIAVAVQEGRADVGFGLRPGAEAHGLHFVPLTRETYYLAVRRNDALASWVRELIERIGQPAFREGLSHLAGYRATEQVSLLTADQALPWHAEDTRALAH
- a CDS encoding ABC transporter permease, producing MSRFSVWTQALRMLRRDWRAGELNLLLVALVLAVAALASVSFLADRMHAGLERDARQLIGADVLVVSDQPLPADIEAHARAGGLEVTHTATFPSMASTLTNGSSGEPASQLAAIKAVDAGYPLRGTLKVSGDGRDTVGAPIRAIPSAGTVWVDAPLLEALGLRVGDAIRLGTRTFKIAHVITQELDRGAGFMNFAPRVMLPMADLASTGLVTYGSRVTYRLLVAGPDAATTAFRNWTENELKTRQVRGVRIESLQNGQPQMRETLDRAERFLSLVALLAAMIAAVAITMAARRYTARHTDAVAIIKCLGLRQGQILGTFALEFLLIGVLGSLVGVTLGYGAHWLLLASLGDLVTVSLPAPSVWPAVVGVTAGLVLLVGFAVPPLLSLVRVPPLRVLRRDVDERAIAAWVGYALGAAAFFALLVVSARDVKLGALTAGGFAGAILVFALLAAGGLRALAVSLGRGRALGVGWRFALAVLERRRGVSVLQTVALAVGLMALLLLAMTRNDLIRSWHNATPADAPNRFIINIQPDQMEAVSQALARAGVADPKLYPMVRGRLTQVNGQTIGRETYAESRARNLVEREFNLSYATERPPENRIIAGQWFGGQKPEASVEEGIAKTLNLHLGDVLRFDVAGQTVDAPITSLRKLDWSSMRVNFFVILPPAALHDMPQTYVTAFRIPAGQADLPSRLVREFPNLTVVDTELILQQVQGVLDQVTVAVEFLFVFTLAAGVLVLYAALSGSRDERLRDAGVLRALGAGSGIVRQTQYAEVLIVGGLAGLMAGVGAIAIGWVLSAHVFDFPYRFNPAILPVGIVGGMLCAFAGGWLGLRDVLRRPAMATLRDA
- a CDS encoding group II truncated hemoglobin, with the protein product MTDATSGQETLAFDLIGGEARVRELVDRFYDLMDLEPEFAVLRGVHPPSLDSARDKLFWFLCGWLGGPNHYIERFGHPRLRARHLPFEIGTQERDQWMRCMAHAMQDVGLDEALQMRLMQAFWQTADWMRNVPR
- a CDS encoding DUF924 family protein, giving the protein MIGLPTADDVLVFWFGNASLVDARPEWFTKSDVFDAEIRARFLPLWEALAVGSADTWMDTPQEAIARIVVLDQFSRNMFRNTARAFASDAAALHTAQIVVAAGWDAKLPTRRHRVFCYLPFEHSEALAMQDESIRLYTRLRDQEGDADSLIWAEKHREIIARFGRFPHRNAALGRASTPEEVAFLAQPGSSF
- a CDS encoding LysE family translocator → MQDTLLKMALYVSLVLIVPGPTNTLLLSSGLKVGVRRTSPLIAAEALGYVVGIALWGFFLSTVSAKQPWLPMAVKLVSSVYILFLAAKIWRQSGALQHVTASPVSLRDMFLTTVMNPKALLFASTLFPLEAFRSASSFAWTIGVFLVVLVPIAIGWSYLGVLLTARRTWAPHTPVLLRGASLVLLMFSGTLMYSVLGH
- a CDS encoding TIGR00730 family Rossman fold protein; this encodes MKSICVYCGSSPGERPDYKAGAIALGNEMVKRGLTLVYGGGNVGLMGIVADAVLHGGNPVIGIIPKSLVRKEVGHKELTELHIVDSMHQRKQMMADRADAFIAMPGGVGTYEELFETFTWLQLGYHNKPIGLLNVAGFYDKLLAFIDHAVQEGFLKRHHADLLHVSQDPAELIDMLARAPRETVDKWSERRERT
- a CDS encoding TetR/AcrR family transcriptional regulator yields the protein METKQHSTGPRRTRDRILEVSLRLFNELGEPNVTTTTIAEELEISPGNLYYHFRNKDDIINSIFVQFEQEIARRLKLPDDHKATLDETWGYLQYMSEFLWNYRFLYRDINDLLARNRMLELNFKRIVEQKRHFAMDICHQFIEDGEMEATPVQIDAICTNIVVIATYWLSFQFVQHPRQYNDQNAIRDHLHGASYHILSILAPYLRGKPRRAFDLLAVSRSNDPPIGAPGASSPTTPAK